The following are encoded together in the Candidatus Tumulicola sp. genome:
- a CDS encoding SIR2 family protein, which yields MNNNGKPNLTVIVGSGFSQSVGLPSTDALTNTIRDTLGPPLDDSRYGWVPWIHKEPLTFAQAMGRFASSYYSRPNFETILHLAEAGLAYSATRYWIQVRDQAKPAYGAFTIPNPQWADFLQEAQQTDLLDFINTSVDLIAKTLAEAVKTIEDARLASLRRIIDLLSKHFNVTFATLNYDELLERCVDEWVDGYEDDGRHFNPNLLMRATDSPFILHLHGSVRFYFLRTNEHTREQICRAPTWTFDGIQNATRWVIGPATAQSGEALTVGTMITGLRKTDKVLHPPYGYFQYKLQDALMKSPRLLVLGYGGSDLYLNGLITEMRRIHGDNIRSAFIVQHEIDTPATNAEYAPAIFSGFNDRPGVEGFLRAIDIASAAGSPYIEPSSKCAVFSCGIPLTGNAFDTIVDHLREA from the coding sequence ATGAACAACAACGGCAAACCAAACCTCACCGTGATAGTGGGAAGCGGCTTTTCGCAAAGCGTCGGACTGCCTTCGACCGACGCGTTGACCAACACGATCCGGGACACGCTAGGTCCGCCCTTGGACGACAGCAGATATGGATGGGTTCCTTGGATACATAAAGAGCCGCTGACGTTCGCTCAAGCAATGGGGCGCTTCGCTTCGAGCTACTATTCCCGACCCAACTTTGAAACGATCCTTCATTTAGCAGAGGCAGGACTGGCTTATTCTGCAACGCGATACTGGATCCAAGTTCGAGACCAAGCGAAGCCAGCATATGGGGCGTTTACCATTCCCAATCCGCAGTGGGCAGACTTCTTACAGGAAGCACAGCAAACCGATCTTTTGGATTTTATCAACACTTCGGTTGACCTGATTGCCAAGACGTTGGCCGAGGCTGTTAAGACAATCGAGGATGCGCGACTCGCTAGTTTGCGACGCATAATCGATTTGCTCTCTAAACATTTCAATGTTACTTTTGCGACTCTCAACTACGACGAGCTTTTGGAGCGTTGCGTCGACGAGTGGGTTGACGGCTACGAGGACGACGGACGCCACTTCAACCCGAACTTACTTATGCGAGCAACCGACAGTCCGTTTATCCTGCATCTTCACGGTAGTGTCCGGTTTTACTTCCTGCGCACCAATGAACACACCCGGGAACAGATTTGTCGCGCACCGACCTGGACTTTTGATGGCATTCAGAACGCAACGCGATGGGTTATAGGGCCCGCTACCGCGCAGTCAGGGGAAGCTCTGACAGTTGGAACCATGATAACCGGTCTTAGAAAAACAGATAAGGTGTTGCACCCGCCATACGGATATTTTCAATATAAGTTGCAGGATGCCCTTATGAAGTCACCACGCCTTCTCGTACTTGGATACGGCGGAAGCGACCTGTATCTAAACGGGCTAATCACGGAAATGCGAAGAATCCACGGGGATAACATTCGGTCAGCATTTATTGTGCAACACGAGATCGATACGCCGGCGACTAACGCGGAGTATGCTCCAGCGATATTTTCTGGATTCAACGATCGCCCCGGCGTCGAAGGATTCTTGAGAGCTATAGACATTGCGAGCGCGGCCGGCAGCCCATACATTGAGCCCAGCTCCAAATGCGCTGTATTCTCGTGTGGGATTCCCCTGACCGGAAACGCCTTTGATACGATCGTCGATCACCTACGCGAGGCCTAG
- a CDS encoding low affinity iron permease family protein — protein sequence MINNTFGVFAAAVNRFVSSPAATGSAFLVVVVWALFGPVTHYSDGWQLLINTGTTIVTFLMVFVLNNAQSRDTTAMNAKLDALIRAIEKADNRLIGLETRPPAEAEAITAKVLKSKELD from the coding sequence ATGATAAACAACACGTTTGGTGTTTTCGCGGCCGCCGTAAATCGTTTCGTATCCTCGCCGGCCGCGACCGGTTCGGCCTTCCTAGTCGTTGTCGTTTGGGCGCTGTTCGGTCCCGTGACCCATTATTCGGACGGTTGGCAGCTTCTGATCAACACGGGGACGACTATCGTGACGTTTCTCATGGTTTTCGTACTCAATAATGCGCAGAGTCGCGACACGACCGCAATGAACGCTAAGCTCGACGCACTCATTCGCGCTATCGAAAAGGCCGACAACCGCCTCATCGGCCTGGAGACGAGACCGCCAGCCGAGGCTGAGGCCATTACGGCTAAAGTGCTAAAATCAAAAGAGCTTGATTGA